Below is a genomic region from Chloroflexota bacterium.
CGAGTCCTAAAAATGCGGCTTCCCGTTGTGGGCGTGATTGCTGACGAGACATTGCTTGACTCCTGGCGCAAGATTCACACGCACCTGCAGTTTATTCAATAGATGGTTCTACGCAAGCCCCGACACTTTTGCGGTATACTCATTTTCCCGGGCGCAGCTCACACCGTTTTTGCGCAGAGCGAAGCAAACACGCGCGGCATAATCCACAGTCTCGAATTTTACGCGCGCATGCGAAGCATCCACCGGCGCGGCGAAAGCCATTGCAGTTGCCGCATCCGCCCAAGCACACCCACCACCATCGGCGGCGCGAAGATGACCGCGACGAACATCATGTTGACCTGCAAACTTTGCATCACTTTGAAATTCCAAATCCATACGAAATTGGCGGCATACGACAATAACGCCGATGCTGTGAACACGACGAGCACACGGCGCGCGAGGGGATGGCTGACCCAGATGCCGAGAGTGAGGGGCCAAATCACAAACCAGGGCTGAAAGTGCATGCACGCGATTCCGAGATACGCGACGACCAGCCATGTGCTCAACACGATCAGCGAGTACGGTCGTTGCTGGCGCAGAAGCATCCGCAAGCTGAACGCGTACACCAGCAAATACGAAATAAACGACCCGATGATCGTCAATGCTTTAGCCGGTTTGTCGCCTATGCCAGGCAACAGCACGTTGTAGGCAAGCGAGGGAATCGCTAGCAGACTGTAGAAATTCGCTTCCTCCAACAATCCGACCGGCACTTGGAGAAATGGTAGGATAATCGCGCCGATGAACAACGCCGTGATGGCGGACGTCTTGATGAGGTAGGCGACCTGTTGGCGTCGTCCTTCCTGCGCGCGCCAACAATAGATCAGAAAAGGCAGAACCAATATCGCAGTGATATATTTGACGAGCACGGACGCGATGAGCACCGGAATGACCCAAGCCCACCGTTGGCGCACGAGGAGATAGATCGCGCCGAGCGCGAAAAACATCATGATGATACCATTATGCGTGTTGCCGGCGGCTTCGAACATCACCAGCGGGTTCCATGCGAAAAGCAGAGTGCCGATGAGTTGCTGACCAGGGTTTTTGTGTCGCAGCGTCGCGGCGATCACGAGCGCGCAACTCAGCAGAAATACAACCGGCAATCCGCGCATCAAGACGAGGTTCAACATCAGGTCATTGCCGGCGATCAAACTCCCCGGCACGGTGAGCAAAACCCACAGTGGACCGTACGGCGAAGGATGCCGCGCCCAATTCACCATTTTCAAGAACGGATCGCCCTTGAAAACGATTGGTGGAACGGCGAGTGGATTCTGTCCATAGTGCGTCAAGATCCGGCTGTGAAAAACGTACTCGAAGACATCCGTCGCGGTGATCGGATACATCGCGAGCAGGGTCACGGCAAAGAGCGCGGCAAACGCAATGATCAACCAGAGTAAGCGGTGATCGGAGGGGTGGCGGCTCACGATGCGCCAGGCGAGGAGATACAAAAAGAACGCGCCAAAAATCGAGATGAGGAAATCAATGAGCGACGCCTGACTCCAGTTCTGTGCGCGACCAAAGTCGGTGAGGAGGTGCCGCTCTAACATTCCTTGGAGCGGATAAGTCAACGTGAGATGAAGATAAGCAATCCAGCTAAACAAACCGACGACCACGATTTGGAGGAACGGATTGTGAAACCAGGCGGGGAATTTGAGGTGCGATTCGTTCATCGGCGTCCTTGACGATTTACATGTTCAATTCCATTTTATCGCGTCGCGTCGTGTTCGTCAATTTTTTCGTTTTCCTGATTTCAGTTGGACAACACCTTCGCCAAACGGAGTTTCGGACTTGCGAAGTTTTCAAAAACTTCGCAAGTCTTGAGCGGGCGAAATCATTATGGCGAAGATATTGAGTTGGACGGAACGGGTAGAAATGGTGCGGGCGGGATCAAATCGGAGATTCGATCCCGCCCGCTCGCGTTTGCCGCGATAGGTGTCACGTAGGTGAATGGTTCGACGTTGTTGTCTGGTTGCGATAACGATGTGTCTAAATTGTTCGAATGTAGATGAGATTATGGCTCGCGGCGCGCGCGCTTGATTACTTCATCTCCGTCATACCGGCTGGCAATGAGCCGTTCAGGTCTTTGAGCGAGAGTTGCAACAGCGCGACCGAGCGTTTGAAATTGTGCATGGCTTGCGCCTTGCCTTCGTTGCCGTTGCCGGTGTCCGTGCCCCACATCACGCCGTAGACAAGGCGGAAGTTGAACCAGGCACTGCGAAGTTTCAAGTCCGCGCCTTGCGGTAAGGTGGCGTACGGATAGCCCGTGTCCACTTTCTTAAAGCCCTTGGCTTCCAAGGTCTTCCATACGACGTTCAGCAAGCCCTTGACTTCGTCTTGCACGCCTTCGGTCTTGCCGTTGCCGTCATAGTCGGCTTTGGCGGTTAGGTTGAAACTCTTTTGATCGCCGTGGCACGACTTGCAGGACGCGGTGTAATCGAACTTGCCATCCGGGCTTTTGGTGTTGAATGAGTGTCCACCGACTTTGTCATAGTTCGCATCTTTTTGATCGCTGATGGGCGCCCACATGTGGCATGCGACGCACGGACCCGGAATGTTACCCTTGGTGTCTGCCGGCGAACTCCACAGGAACTTGGCGACATCAGGATTCTTGACCGCGTCGTAAGCGGGGTTCGCGACGGGCGCAACGCCAACGATTGTACCATGCGGCGAGTTCGGTACGGTCGCGCCGTAGGTAACGCCGCCGGTGTCGCTGATCAATTCCGCGATGCTACTATAGTGCGGGGTGCTTGTGGATGTGCCAGCAGCAAATGCTTCCGAGCTGACGCGGCTGTTGTGGCATTCAAAGCAGGTTGCCGAGAGACCGACTTCCTTGGTCACTTTGAACGGCAAGCCGACAAGTTGCGCGGTGCCGCTGATACGCAATTGCCACGCGTTCTTGTCGTCGTGCGGATCGTGGCAGGTCGCGCAAGAGATTGTTTGCTTTTCGTTTTCCCAGGCGGCAGGGTTGGTCGGGTTCTTGGTAAAGGTCACATAGCCCGCGCCTGAGTGGCAACGCACGCACGCTTGCTCGCCGATGCCTTCAATCGCGAAGGCGGGCGAGGTGCGATCGGCGTGACCGGCGTTCTTGAGTTGTTCGCCCTTGTCGTGGCGGCTCGAACCATTGTGGCAGATATTGCACACGCCTTCGTTAAAGCTGGTTGCCATCGTGGCTTCACCCTTGACGTGTCCACCGGCAGGACCATGGCATTGTTCGCATTGAATGTTCGCCATGTTTTTGACGGGAGCGGGTGCTTTGTCCCAGTTGCCACCGGCTTCGATTTCTTTCCAGGTTGGCATCTTCCAGCCGGCTTTGGTTGCCGCATCTTTGAATCCACCACTGCCCGCGCCGACGGGGGGCACAAAGTAACCCGTCACGTGACACGACACACAACTTTCAGTATAGTGCGTGGGCTTGACATCAATTTCTTCGGTAAAGATTTTGGCGTGACCGGTTTTCTTCCATTCGACGACCTTGGTCGCGTGGCAGGTTTCGCACTTGCCATCGGTTATGCCGACGAACGTGTTCGCGTACACGCGCACGCCGCCCACTTCACCGCCGCCACCCAGGTTGCAAGTGACGGCGAACCAACCGACCACATCGGGCGTGAACTTGGTTTGCTTGGTGTTGGTGAACGCAAGTGTCGCTTTGGATTCCGCCGGTTTGATCAACGACCACGCAGGCTTGCCAGGATTTTTGGCGTCATCCGATACGCACTGCGCGGTGACGGGCACATTGATCGGAACGTTATTCAAACCGGTCGTGCCCATCGCGATGGTGAGGTTGTACTCGCCCACCGCAGTGTCGGTCACGGTTTTGATCGTGCCGGTGATGACGTTTGGATCTTTGGTCGCGTTTGCCGCGACCGGAACGACGCTGACGACCGCGTTCGGCGGCTTGGGCGTCGGGGTTGGACCTTGCGCCGATACACTCTGCGGCGCGGACAACAGCATTAGCGCCGCAACGGCGATGAGCAAGGCAACCCCAGTGATCATGACGAGGGTCTTGATTTTGGACATGTGATCTCCTCACTGAGAGTAAATTGGGTTATCCGATTGACGTCTGTAGTCGGGATTGCTTCCTCTCCACTCCTCCTTTCGATTGCCAAGCGCGTCAGGGCATTCCCTCGTCAGAATGACCGCGACATTCTTGCCAGTATTTCGTCCAGCATCGGACGGTACGCACAGTGGTGCGTTTGAGCCGCAAACAAAAACGCGTCTCGTTTGCACGCGAATCATGCTCGCGCGCGCCATGACGAGACGCTCGGAAAATGCAACGGGCGCGACATTCGTCGTCGCGCTCAAATCACACACTTGCTCATATCCGAATATAACAAGCAGGAGTTCAAAAGTCAAATTCAGTCTGGTCAAAGAATGGTCAAAAGCGCGCGAAAAACGGGTCGAGCGGACTCGCTCGACCCGTTGGGAGACTCGCCAGGGGAGGGCTATTTCGGGGCGTGATAGTTCTTGGCTTTGGCTTTCAATTCGTCGTTGGTTTTGACGCTTGCTTTGCCGCCTTGAACATGGCACGACTTGCACGCAAAGTCGAGCGTGATTTGCGAAACGACTGCCTTGCCATCCGACGTGAATTGGGCGGTGGCTTCCGGATCAATCGCGAACATGTGCACGCGAATGTCGCCTACAAACTTGGCGGCATCCACGGACGCGCTCGAACCGATCATGCGCGGCATGTGGCAATCCGCGCACGCGACCTTGATCGCGAGGTGCGCGGCAGACGCTTGATTGCGCGCTTCCTTAAAGTGGCAGTTCTCGCACAACGTGCGCGTCGTTTGCTTGTTCGCTTGACGCAAGTGCACGACGCCTTGATGCGGATTGTGGCAATCCACGCACTTGAGCGAGAGGTGCTTGCTTTGATAGAATTCTTCGTACTGTTCGTGGTGATCTATCAAACCGCTCTTTGCATCAATGACCGTGATGTCGCTACGGCGGTGACACTTGCCGCACAACTCCGGATCGCGATCCACTTTCAGCGCGACGCCGTAGGGATTCGCGGCGTGCAAACTGCCGGGACCGTGACACGCTTCGCACTGGATCCCAGTTTCACTCCACGTGCCGACGATGCCAGGCAGATTGTCCTGACTGCCGGTCGGCTTGTAACCGGTCGTGTGGCAGGTACCGCAATCGTACTTCAAGTTCTTAGTGCCAGAGTTGTACTTGCTCCACGCCGCGTCTTTGCCAGCCGCGGGGTTGGTAAAGTTCCACTGGTTCAAATAATTCGTATCGCTGACGGTCGCGCCGGGTTTGTCTGTGATGATGTAACCCTGTTTATCCATAAAGCGATACTTCCAGTTGTAGCCGCCGATGACGTACGAAATGTCATTCCAGGTATATCCTTCTGGAAGTTTTTCGATTTTGGTAAAGGGCAGCGTGGGCGGTTTGCCATCTACGACCTTGTTCACTTTCCACGGGTGTCCCGATTTCATAAACGTGTCGTAGATGCCTTGATGACAGGTCTTGCAGGTTTCCGATTTGACGTATGTTGCGCCAAATGCCGGTCCCTGCGCGTCCGTCGGAAGTGCGAACAAGATTCCCGCGATGGTCAGAGTGACAATCGCGGAAATCAGAACGACGAGGGTTCTTGTGAGATTCATTAGAGTTCTCCTCTTTGATTTTGACTCATCCGCTCAATCGAACGAACCGGTGTAGTTGGGGCATGCCTCCTTTCTATGCGCCACAGGGTTCCCTCGTCAGAACTGGCGCGCGTGGTCCTGCGTCTTCTCGGGGCGCGCGCAAATAAAAAACGTCGCGATGAAACGCGCGCGCAATTCGCGCAAACGCCGCATCAGGACGTTGGGGGACGCAGAGAAAACGAAATGCCTTCCTCGGCATCGCGTTCTCATCGCAGTTTAATGTAACTCGCGGTGTGGGGGTAGGGACAAGTGTCCCGCTTATTTTGCCGTTTTGTCCCGGCGCCGCGCGGCGTTTGCTCAATTTGCATTCGTGCGTTAAAATAATTGTATCGGTGGTGACTGGTGGGCGAATTCTTTCAACTCAATCGCGAGATTGTATTTTTCATATACGGTCAGGCGTTCTTTGTGCTGGGCTTGGCGGTCGCGCTGCAATCGTTCAAGCATAGCGAGATCGCGTTGGCGCGACATCTGGGATTGCTCGCACTCTTTGGGATCGTGCACGGCGTCTACGAGTGGGGCGCGGTGTTCATTCCGATTCAACGCGCATATCTCTCCCCCGATGGAATCAACGCGCTCCGCTTGGTGCGTTTGCTCTTGGAAGCGATTTCGTTTTTTGCCTTGTTCCAGTTCGGCGTCGCGTTGAGCATGCCCAGCGCGCGCGCCGCGCCGCTGGGACTGTTTACGCTGTGGGCGCTGGTGGGCGCGGGCGCGCTCATCGTCGCGCCAATGGACTGGACGGAATCGTTCGATCTCGGCGATATTCTCGCGCGCTACTTGCTCGGCGTGCCCGGCGCGTTTGCCGCCGCGTGGGGCTTGAACCTCCAAGCGCGCCAAGCGCAACGCATGAACCTCGCGCGCATCGCGCGCTATTTTCGCGGCGCGGCATTCGCGTTCGCGGGGTACGGATTTCTCTGCGCCATCACACCGCGCGCGAATTTTTTCCCGGCATCGGTCCTGAATTACGATCTGTTCAATCAAAACCTGGGTGTCTCCGCCGCCGTCTTTCGCGCGCTGTGCGGCATTTCGATCGCGTACCTCATCATTCGCGGCTTGGAAATTTTCAGCGTCGAGACGGAGCACCAGTTGGAAGAAGCCGCGCAAACGCGCGCGGTCTCGGCGGACCGCGAGCGGATCGGGCGCGAACTCCACGATGGCATCATTCAAGCGTTGTACGGCGCGGGGCTAATGCTCGAAGATGCCGCGTTGTCGCTCGACGGGCACGCGCCGCCGGCGAAAGAAAAAATCAATCACGTCATCGGCATGTTGAATCAAACGATTCGCGACCTGCGTAGTTACATTCTCGACTTGCGGCGCGAGACCGGCGCGACCGATTGCGCCGCCGATCTCGGCGAACTCGCGCGCGCGTTTCGTTTGCAAACACTGGTTGACGCCGAGTTGCGCGTCATCGGTACGCGTCGCGATGAACTGACCACGGCGCAGAAAAAAGAAATGCTCGCGATTGCGCGTGAAGCATTGATCAACGTCGCCAAGCACGCGCGCGCCACGCGGGTCAACATCACGTTGACGTACCTTCCAGACGCGGTCGAACTGCAAATCGCGGACAACGGCGTCGGCTGGCAGACCAAACCCAGTCCTGCGCCCGGGCAGGGACAGGGTTTGACGAATATGCGCGAACGCGCCGAGCTCATCGGCGCGCAGCTGGCGATTCAGGCAGAACCTAATCAGGGCACGATAGTGCGCGTGACGGCGCCGCTCACGCGCCAGAAGGAACAGGATGGCGCTGCGAATTCTACTCGTTGACGATCACGAAGTTGTACGGATCGGTTTGCGAACTCTGCTCGCGCGCCACGCCGATTTTGAAATCGTGGACGAAGCGTGTAACGCAATGCAAGCCATCGAAAAAGCGGCGCGGCTCAAGCCGGACGTGGCGTTGCTGGACATTCGCCTGCCCGATCAGAGCGGCATCGAAGCGTGTCGCGCGATCATCGCGCAATCGCCGCAGACGCGCGTGGTGATGCTTACGTCCTACGCCGAAGACGAAATGCTGTTCGATGCGATTGCCGCCGGCGCGTCGGGCTATGTGCTCAAACAAATCGGCAGTGGCGCGCTCGTGGACGCGCTGCTCGCGGTCGGGCGCGGCGAATCGTTGGTGGATCCGACGTTGATGCAAAAAGTGTTTGCGCGCGTCCGCGAGACGGCGCGCCGCGCGGAGACGCACGCGTTCGCCAAATTGAACGAACAAGAAATCAAAATTCTCGCGCACATCGCGGCAGGCAAGACGAATCGCGAAATTGCTGCCGCCGTTTTCCTCAGCGAAAAGACTGTCCGCAATTATGTCAGCGCGATCCTCAGCAAATTGAATCTCGCCACGCGCGCCCACGCCGCGGCGTACGCGGTGACACATCGCATCGGCGACTATGTGCGCGCGGAGTAGCCCTCGCGTTAAATCGAAAACACAGCCATGCTACCTCCTGTGCCTCTCGCAAAACGACGCGATCTGTTCGATGTCGCCGCGCTATTTCTGAAACTCGGTTTGACTGCATTCGGTGGACCCGCCGCGCACATCGCGATGTTGCGCGCTGAGACCGTGCATCGCCGCAAGTGGGTGGACGAACAACGCTTTCTCGATCTGCTCGGCATGGTCAATCTCATCCCCGGACCGAGTTCCACCGAGTTGGCGATCAGTCTCGGTTTTGTGCGCGCGGGTTGGCGCGGCTTGATTCTTGGCGGCGTGTGTTTTATCCTCCCCGCGATGCTGCTCGTTCTCGCGCTGGCTTGGATGTACGTGCAAGTGGGTGCGCTGCCCCAGGTTGGTGCGGTGTTGTACGGCATCAAGCCGGGCGTGATCGCGATCATCCTTCAAGCATTGTGGAATCTGGGACGAACCGCGGTCAAGGGTTGGCTGACCAGTGTCGTGGGGGTTGTCGTTTTTGTCGCGTACCTGCTCGGCGCAAATGAACTCGTGTTGTTGATCGCCGGTGGATTGGTCGTGATGGCAAGCCGAAACCTGGGACGCGTCGGGCGCGCGCAGCTGGTTTATTTGCCAGCATTGGGCAGTGCGTCGCTTCTCGGACTGGTTGCGACGCCGTTCAGTTTGGGTGTACTGTTTCTGACTTTTCTCAAAATCGGCGCGGTGTTGTTTGGCAGTGGCTATGTCTTGCTGGCTTTTCTCCGCGCGGATTTTGTCCTGCGCCTGGGTTGGCTCACCGACCAACAATTGATTGATGCCATCGCAATTGGGCAAGTGACGCCCGGTCCGGTTTTTACCACGGCGACTTTTATCGGTTATCTCGTCGGTGGTCTCCCTGGCGCGTTGTTGGCGACGCTGGCTATTTTTCTTCCATCCTTCATTTACGTGGCGATCATTTATCCACTCGTTCCGCGTCTGCGCGGTTCGACATGGGCAGGTGGATTTCTCGATGGCGTCAATATTGCCGCGCTCGGGTTGATGGCGGCGGTCACGCTCCACCTCGCGCGCGCCGCGTTAGTTGACCCGCTCTCGGTTGGATTGGCGCTCGCGGCACTGCTCCTCATGTTTCGATTTCAAGTCAATCCGACGTGGGTGATCGGATTGGGGGCAAGCATCGGACTGATTACCGGATTGTGGCGCGGCGGATGAACGCGATTCACAAACCCAAGATTGTGCTATAATCCCTGCACTGGAGGTAGACCATGTTTGTCTCGCGTGAAGAATTGGAACAACTCGAACTGGCGCGCCTCGCGCCCTACGGCATGCCCAGCCGCGCTTCGCGCGGACGTAAATATCCCGACCCCGAACACCCCTATCGCACCGCGTTCCAACGCGACCGCGACCGGATCATTCACACGACCGCGTTTCGCCGGCTCGAATACAAGACCCAGGTGTTTGTCAATTACGAAGGCGACTATTATCGTACGCGGCTCACACACTCGCTCGAAGTCGCGCAGATCGGCAAGACCTTTGCGCGCGCGCTCGGCGCGAACGAAGACCTCACCGAAGCGATTTGTCTCGCGCACGATCTCGGTCATCCGCCGTTCGGTCACTCGGGCGGCGATACGCTCAACGCATTGATGAAAGAACACGGCGGGTTCGATCATCAAGTTCAATCGCTCCGCATCATCGAGGAATTGGAAGAACGCTATGACGATTATCCTGGCTTGAATCTCACGTACGAAGTGCGCGAAGGGATTGCCAAGCACGAAACCGAGTACGATGTTGTGAATCCCACCGAGTACAATCCGCTCGAAGCCGCGACGATTGAAGCGCAATTTGCGAGTGCGGCGGACGAAACCGCGTACAGCACCGCCGATCTCGACGACGGCTTGCGCGCCGGTATTCTCGATCCGCGCGATCTGCCCACGATCGAGTTTTGGCAAGAGTGGTGCGCGCAAACCGGCGCGTGCGAAGATCGTTTTACGGATTTAATGCGCCACCGCTTTGTCCGCTGGCTGGTCAATTTGCAAGTGACTGATTTCGTGACGACGACCGATGCGCGGTTGCGCGCAAAGCAAATTGATTCGGTCGCCGCGTTGCGCGCGGTGGGCAAGCCGATCACGGCGTTTTCCGACGAGGTGACGCGCAAGAATCGTGTGCTCAAAGATTATCTGATGGAAAATTTCTATCGCCACTATCGCGTCGCGCGCATGGCGGCGAAAGCCGAGCAAGTGCTGGAGGGTTTGTTCACGGTGTTTATGGAAAACCCACGTGTGCTACCCAAGTCGGTGCGCGCCAAAGTCAACCTTCGCCCCTTGCCGCGCGTCGTGTGCGATTACATCGCCGGCATGACCGACCGTTTCGCGCTGCAAGAGTACCTGCGTCTGTTCGACCCAGGTGTTCAGGTTTGATGGGCTGTAACGCAAATTTCCAATTTGCGAAAAAAACACTATACAATCAATGGAGATTGGGATGAACTCACAATTCGCCGAACTCAAAATTCGCTTGACCGAAATCGCCGACCTGAACAAAATCGGCGCGGTGCTCAGTTGGGATCAGCAAACGATGATGGCGCCGAAAGGCGCGGCGGTGCGCGCCGAACAAATGGCGACGCTCGGTCGTCTCGCGCACGCGAAATTTACTTCGGACGAAATTGGCAAACTGCTCGACGATCTGCGCGAGTACGAAGCCACCTTGCCGTTCGATTCGGACGATGCAAGTTTGATTCGCGTCGCGCGCACGGATTACGAAAAGCAACGCGTCGTGCCGACCGAACTGCGCGTCGAAATGACGCGCGCGGCGTCGTTGGGACAAATGGCATGG
It encodes:
- a CDS encoding response regulator transcription factor, which encodes MALRILLVDDHEVVRIGLRTLLARHADFEIVDEACNAMQAIEKAARLKPDVALLDIRLPDQSGIEACRAIIAQSPQTRVVMLTSYAEDEMLFDAIAAGASGYVLKQIGSGALVDALLAVGRGESLVDPTLMQKVFARVRETARRAETHAFAKLNEQEIKILAHIAAGKTNREIAAAVFLSEKTVRNYVSAILSKLNLATRAHAAAYAVTHRIGDYVRAE
- a CDS encoding deoxyguanosinetriphosphate triphosphohydrolase is translated as MFVSREELEQLELARLAPYGMPSRASRGRKYPDPEHPYRTAFQRDRDRIIHTTAFRRLEYKTQVFVNYEGDYYRTRLTHSLEVAQIGKTFARALGANEDLTEAICLAHDLGHPPFGHSGGDTLNALMKEHGGFDHQVQSLRIIEELEERYDDYPGLNLTYEVREGIAKHETEYDVVNPTEYNPLEAATIEAQFASAADETAYSTADLDDGLRAGILDPRDLPTIEFWQEWCAQTGACEDRFTDLMRHRFVRWLVNLQVTDFVTTTDARLRAKQIDSVAALRAVGKPITAFSDEVTRKNRVLKDYLMENFYRHYRVARMAAKAEQVLEGLFTVFMENPRVLPKSVRAKVNLRPLPRVVCDYIAGMTDRFALQEYLRLFDPGVQV
- the chrA gene encoding chromate efflux transporter, coding for MLPPVPLAKRRDLFDVAALFLKLGLTAFGGPAAHIAMLRAETVHRRKWVDEQRFLDLLGMVNLIPGPSSTELAISLGFVRAGWRGLILGGVCFILPAMLLVLALAWMYVQVGALPQVGAVLYGIKPGVIAIILQALWNLGRTAVKGWLTSVVGVVVFVAYLLGANELVLLIAGGLVVMASRNLGRVGRAQLVYLPALGSASLLGLVATPFSLGVLFLTFLKIGAVLFGSGYVLLAFLRADFVLRLGWLTDQQLIDAIAIGQVTPGPVFTTATFIGYLVGGLPGALLATLAIFLPSFIYVAIIYPLVPRLRGSTWAGGFLDGVNIAALGLMAAVTLHLARAALVDPLSVGLALAALLLMFRFQVNPTWVIGLGASIGLITGLWRGG
- a CDS encoding sensor histidine kinase, with product MGEFFQLNREIVFFIYGQAFFVLGLAVALQSFKHSEIALARHLGLLALFGIVHGVYEWGAVFIPIQRAYLSPDGINALRLVRLLLEAISFFALFQFGVALSMPSARAAPLGLFTLWALVGAGALIVAPMDWTESFDLGDILARYLLGVPGAFAAAWGLNLQARQAQRMNLARIARYFRGAAFAFAGYGFLCAITPRANFFPASVLNYDLFNQNLGVSAAVFRALCGISIAYLIIRGLEIFSVETEHQLEEAAQTRAVSADRERIGRELHDGIIQALYGAGLMLEDAALSLDGHAPPAKEKINHVIGMLNQTIRDLRSYILDLRRETGATDCAADLGELARAFRLQTLVDAELRVIGTRRDELTTAQKKEMLAIAREALINVAKHARATRVNITLTYLPDAVELQIADNGVGWQTKPSPAPGQGQGLTNMRERAELIGAQLAIQAEPNQGTIVRVTAPLTRQKEQDGAANSTR
- a CDS encoding cytochrome c3 family protein is translated as MNLTRTLVVLISAIVTLTIAGILFALPTDAQGPAFGATYVKSETCKTCHQGIYDTFMKSGHPWKVNKVVDGKPPTLPFTKIEKLPEGYTWNDISYVIGGYNWKYRFMDKQGYIITDKPGATVSDTNYLNQWNFTNPAAGKDAAWSKYNSGTKNLKYDCGTCHTTGYKPTGSQDNLPGIVGTWSETGIQCEACHGPGSLHAANPYGVALKVDRDPELCGKCHRRSDITVIDAKSGLIDHHEQYEEFYQSKHLSLKCVDCHNPHQGVVHLRQANKQTTRTLCENCHFKEARNQASAAHLAIKVACADCHMPRMIGSSASVDAAKFVGDIRVHMFAIDPEATAQFTSDGKAVVSQITLDFACKSCHVQGGKASVKTNDELKAKAKNYHAPK